One genomic segment of Coffea arabica cultivar ET-39 chromosome 6e, Coffea Arabica ET-39 HiFi, whole genome shotgun sequence includes these proteins:
- the LOC113697387 gene encoding cysteine-rich repeat secretory protein 55-like: MMALFRLVLLLFLSSCTAVLADFLFDINAVSVYSCSENSTISTPQMSANIDSLVAHLASSASQNRFSVATYGKGTDQVYGLGQCRRDLNGKDCTACLHNTTQTIRTYCANRADVWMWYNDTCFLRFTENKFYGIVDPSTFTNFYLGDHPQHPTAFKKQLDALISKVSSEAIVPANEAVGKGRSFSVASNATIYALAQCTRDLSQHSCNDCLNIVTGNLLKFCNNEKTVGCRVASTGCYVHYETYQFYYPLDS; this comes from the coding sequence ATGATGGCTTTGTTTCGCCTTGTTCTCTTGCTGTTCCTCAGCAGCTGCACTGCAGTACTTGCAGATTTTCTCTTTGATATTAATGCTGTTAGCGTTTATAGCTGCAGTGAAAATTCAACAATATCAACCCCTCAAATGTCAGCAAACATTGATAGCTTGGTGGCTCATCTAGCATCAAGCGCTTCTCAGAATCGTTTCAGTGTTGCCACTTATGGCAAAGGTACAGACCAAGTTTACGGCTTGGGACAATGCAGAAGAGACTTGAATGGTAAAGATTGCACAGCCTGCCTTCATAATACAACACAAACCATTCGCACATATTGTGCAAACCGGGCTGATGTCTGGATGTGGTATAATGATACCTGCTTTCTAAGGTTTACCGAGAACAAATTCTATGGAATAGTTGATCCATCTACCTTTACCAACTTCTACCTAGGTGATCATCCACAACATCCCACTGCTTTCAAGAAACAGCTAGATGCTCTTATAAGTAAGGTCAGCTCGGAGGCTATTGTGCCTGCAAATGAAGCGGTTGGCAAGGGAAGGAGTTTCAGTGTCGCATCTAATGCTACTATTTATGCCTTGGCCCAGTGCACCAGGGATTTGTCCCAGCATTCTTGCAACGACTGTCTGAACATAGTCACTGGCAACTTACTCAAATTCTGCAACAACGAGAAAACTGTAGGATGTCGAGTTGCATCTACCGGCTGCTATGTTCATTATGAAACATATCAGTTTTACTATCCTCTTGATTCGTGA
- the LOC113696145 gene encoding cysteine-rich repeat secretory protein 55-like, with product MMALFRLVLLLFLSSCTAVLADFLFDSGAVSVYRCSENSTIATPQMSANINSLVAQLTSSTSQNRFSVATYGKGTDQVYGLGQCRRDVNIKDCARCLRNATLSIRTFCQNRADVWMWYNDTCFLRFDDNKFFGTVDPSSFDNLYASDHPQHPSAFKKQLDALISKVSSEAIVPANEGVGKERSFSVASNATIYALAQCTRDLSQHSCNDCLNTVTGNFLKFCNNDKSVGCRVASTGCYVHYEIYPFYFPLD from the coding sequence ATGATGGCTTTGTTTCGCCTTGTTCTCTTGCTATTCCTCAGCAGCTGCACTGCAGTACTTGCTGATTTTCTCTTTGACAGTGGAGCTGTTAGCGTTTATAGATGCAGTGAAAATTCAACAATAGCAACCCCTCAAATGTCAGCAAACATCAATAGCTTGGTGGCTCAGCTGACATCAAGCACTTCTCAGAATCGCTTCAGTGTTGCCACTTATGGCAAAGGTACAGACCAAGTCTACGGCTTGGGACAATGCAGGAGAGACGTGAATATTAAAGATTGCGCAAGATGCCTTCGTAATGCAACACTATCCATTCGCACATTTTGTCAAAACCGGGCTGATGTCTGGATGTGGTATAATGATACCTGCTTTCTAAGGTTTGACGACAACAAATTCTTTGGAACAGTTGATCCATCTAGCTTTGACAACTTATACGCATCTGATCATCCACAACATCCCTCTGCTTTCAAGAAACAGCTAGATGCTCTTATAAGTAAGGTCAGCTCGGAGGCTATTGTGCCTGCAAATGAAGGGGTTGGCAAGGAAAGGAGTTTCAGCGTCGCATCTAATGCTACTATTTATGCCTTGGCACAGTGCACCAGGGATTTGTCCCAGCATTCTTGCAACGATTGTCTGAACACAGTCACTGGCAACTTCCTCAAATTCTGCAACAATGACAAAAGTGTAGGATGTCGAGTTGCATCTACCGGCTGCTATGTTCATTATGAAATATATCCGTTTTACTTTCCTCTTGATTAG
- the LOC113696900 gene encoding putative late blight resistance protein homolog R1A-3, which translates to MANTCLDSTMEQLTRLGNERGLTDPMKDQLQKFQVELNFLKMFLWCLPKSEEAGKNCQLQFAINSISSAVEVANKGLYSAGLCAIRKKKGRNWRLLTSNLLENVEQFKSDIRKNCNFMLHFSVEFIKASLTGEVFNFMDCIITNLKDLRHSEDEQIAPLSKHISALEEKLRFFRKFFDFTAQRCYEHQKFEYLLVHIRSWANKVACLSFLCWINKNDENMQCKMNTMISDLHEESWPCASGVTGMCLGVLKALKLSAYDTSLMGEIVADFVNILLEDTPAVFRDRIEIIREGLIIIIAFLMDSPEDCEDEILTQAHAVVIEAASLLSSVCLEEMNDNVIKKKNFLLSEILGKIKTLREVVRKFYIYIPDASEFYSLRTHGTGYISFILENLAKMQKKNANFIPFVKQKVVIVQKELQSLRTCLTDKMDGRNEQEQLKDLWRRIINVAYHAEHVTDLCSIRNTRFWYTVICLSTVIEEIKTTRNEVENLGSKNPGILCANLNSMHLFPAQASNSRIDEPVVGFDDEAETIIDRLTRGSEQLQIVSIIGMPGQGKTTLAKKVYNHPSIRYHFIQCVWCCVSQEYRYRNALLEMLSNVTELSSHDTFETSDDELANRLRKCLIGRSYLIVMDDIWDIRAWNELKGSFPDNNNGSRILFTSRIHKLSWQDECKCYFHTLRPFHEKEGWELLKQKTFHKDECPQDLVEVGMEIARKCKGLPLSIVLVAGILGKSKNSLYWWKRIARSLSSSHPIDGSMDILELSYRHIPDHLKPCFLYFGAFAEGQNIRARKMTLLWISEGFIRTTDQRRLEDVAMEYLMDLVNHSLVIVSERSSDGGVNRCQVHNLLREFCMTKAKEENFLQLIHHYDLGNYPSNGCDVDMHRLSFHSSLFHVTDSHPVCSPVHSIVFAHGMLFIGTSFSRTFRLLKVLDMEKLHLDDSDLDALMSIVHLRYLAISGLITKIPSSIANLWNLETLIVRAPLLVVKIDLPDTIWQMKSLRHVEIRPCANISLGDDKSEEFYQLDNVHTFSSVVLCDGRDAQILLRRLPRLRKLICSLPESGKHRGGSCKVVDLSIRSELEALTMCYHWVSTPKLPAIEFPKALKKLTLFNCLLPRTGISAIGQLPNLVVLKFRLIDFAKHTFYMKEGEFSNLKFLRIYNSEFERWVVPAEPLPSLENLVLIDCTKLQEIPSSFAEISTLRMIKVRGCSPNVEKSAQTIFEEQKDMGNGDLQLICW; encoded by the coding sequence atggcaaATACTTGTCTTGATTCCACCATGGAACAGTTAACACGCCTAGGAAATGAACGAGGCTTGACTGATCCAATGAAGGATCAACTACAAAAGTTTCAAGTGGAGCTAAATTTCCTGAAGATGTTTCTCTGGTGCTTGCCCAAGTCCGAAGAAGCTGGTAAGAATTGTCAGTTGCAGTTCGCTATTAATTCCATTAGTTCTGCAGTAGAAGTAGCAAATAAGGGCCTTTATTCAGCTGGTCTCTGTGCAATCCGGAAGAAAAAGGGTAGAAATTGGCGTCTTCTGACTTCTAATTTGCTAGAAAATGTTGAGCAGTTTAAATCTGATATTAGAAAGAATTGCAATTTTATGCTTCATTTCTCAGTAGAATTCATCAAGGCTTCTCTGACTGGAGAGGTCTTCAATTTCATGGACTGTATCATCACGAATCTTAAGGATCTTCGTCACTCGGAAGATGAACAGATTGCTCCACTGAGTAAGCATATTAGTGCCCTTGAAGAGAAACTAAGGTTCTTTAGAAAGTTTTTTGATTTCACCGCACAACGTTGCTATGAGCATCAGAAATTTGAATATTTGTTGGTTCATATCCGTTCTTGGGCTAACAAAGTAGCATGTCTATCATTTTTGTGCTGGATcaataaaaatgatgaaaacatGCAGTGCAAAATGAATACCATGATTTCTGATCTGCATGAGGAGAGTTGGCCTTGTGCTTCAGGGGTTACAGGGATGTGTCTTGGAGTCCTCAAAGCTTTAAAGTTGTCAGCGTATGACACTTCTCTGATGGGTGAAATTGTTGCAGACTTTGTCAACATTCTGCTGGAGGATACTCCTGCTGTTTTCAGGGACCGCATTGAGATCATTCGAGAAGGGCTTATCATCATAATAGCATTTCTGATGGATTCACCAGAGGACTGTGAAGATGAAATCCTCACACAAGCTCATGCCGTTGTCATTGAGGCAGCATCTCTCCTTTCCTCAGTCTGTTTGGAGGAAATGAATGACAATGTCAtcaaaaagaagaattttcttTTGTCTGAAATCCTAGGAAAGATTAAGACACTCCGGGAAGTGGTCAGAAAGTTCTACATCTACATTCCAGATGCATCAGAATTTTATTCTCTCAGGACTCATGGAACCGGATATATTTCTTTCATCTTGGAAAATTTagcgaaaatgcaaaaaaagaaTGCcaattttatcccttttgtaaAGCAAAAGGTTGTGATTGTTCAGAAGGAGCTGCAGTCACTGAGGACTTGCCTCACGGATAAAATGGATGGACGAAATGAGCAAGAGCAGCTGAAAGATCTTTGGAGAAGAATTATCAATGTGGCATACCACGCAGAGCATGTCACTGACTTGTGTTCAATCAGAAATACTCGTTTCTGGTATACCGTAATATGTCTTTCTACAGTCATTGAAGAAATTAAGACCACCAGGAATGAGGTTGAGAATCTTGGAAGTAAGAATCCTGGGATCCTCTGCGCAAATTTGAACTCCATGCATCTCTTCCCAGCACAAGCTAGTAACTCAAGAATAGATGAGCCTGTTGTCGGATTTGATGATGAGGCAGAAACCATAATCGATCGACTTACAAGAGGATCAGAACAACTTCAAATTGTTTCGATTATTGGTATGCCTGGCCAAGGTAAGACAACTTTAGCCAAGAAAGTCTACAACCATCCATCAATCCGTTATCACTTTATTCAATGTGTCTGGTGTTGTGTGTCTCAAGAATATAGGTATAGAAATGCATTGCTTGAAATGTTAAGTAATGTCACTGAGCTTTCTAGTCATGATACTTTTGAAACGAGTGATGACGAACTTGCAAATCGGCTCagaaaatgtttgattggacGAAGCTATCTTATAGTTATGGATGATATATGGGATATTCGAGCTTGGAATGAATTAAAGGGATCATTTCCTGACAACAACAATGGAAGCAGAATTCTGTTCACGAGCCGAATTCACAAGTTATCTTGGCAAGATGAATGCAAGTGCTACTTCCATACTCTTCGGCCGTTTCATGAGAAGGAAGGTTGGGAGTTATTGAAACAGAAAACATTCCATAAAGATGAATGTCCACAAGATTTAGTTGAAGTTGGCATGGAAATTGCAAGAAAGTGCAAGGGACTACCTTTGTCAATTGTGTTGGTTGCTGGAATCCTTGGTAAGTCAAAGAAtagtctatattggtggaaaagAATTGCTCGAAGTCTGAGTTCGAGCCATCCAATTGATGGGTCCATGGACATATTGGAGTTAAGCTACAGACACATACCAGATCATCTTAAACCATGCTTTCTCTATTTTGGAGCATTTGCTGAGGGTCAAAATATCAGAGCCCGGAAGATGACCCTATTATGGATTTCAGAAGGATTTATAAGAACAACAGATCAAAGGAGGTTGGAAGATGTGGCAATGGAGTACTTGATGGATCTTGTTAATCATAGCCTTGTAATTGTCAGTGAAAGAAGTTCCGATGGTGGGGTCAATAGATGTCAGGTTCATAATCTCTTGCGTGAATTTTGCATGACAAAAGCTAAAGAAGAGAACTTTTTACAGCTAATTCATCATTATGATCTAGGTAATTATCCCTCCAATGGGTGTGATGTTGACATGCATCGGCTATCATTTCACAGTTCATTGTTTCATGTTACTGATTCGCATCCTGTTTGCTCGCCCGTCCATTCTATAGTGTTTGCTCATGGTATGCTGTTCATTGGCACTAGCTTTTCCAGAACCTTCAGACTTCTCAAAGTATTGGATATGGAGAAGTTACACTTGGATGATTCTGATCTTGACGCCCTGATGTCAATAGTACATTTACGGTACTTAGCGATTTCAGGTCTAATTACAAAGATTCCATCATCCATAGCCAACCTCTGGAACTTGGAAACTTTAATCGTGAGAGCGCCACTTCTTGTTGTCAAGATTGATCTACCGGATACCATTTGGCAGATGAAAAGTTTAAGGCATGTAGAAATCCGTCCTTGTGCTAATATCTCTTTGGGTGATGACAAATCTGAGGAGTTTTATCAATTAGACAATGTGCATACTTTTTCATCGGTAGTTCTTTGTGATGGAAGAGATGCACAGATCCTGCTAAGACGGTTACCAAGACTTCGCAAGCTGATTTGTTCACTTCCAGAGTCGGGTAAGCATCGCGGTGGAAGCTGCAAAGTTGTAGACTTGAGCATCCGGAGTGAACTGGAGGCACTGACCATGTGCTATCATTGGGTTTCTACTCCTAAACTACCAGCAATTGAGTTTCCAAAAGCGCTTAAAAAGTTAACATTGTTCAACTGTTTACTACCAAGGACTGGAATATCAGCAATTGGCCAGCTACCTAATCTTGTGGTTCTCAAATTCCGACTTATAGACTTTGCAAAGCACACATTTTATATGAAAGAGGGGGAGTTCTCAAACCTCAAATTCCTCAGAATATATAATTCAGAATTTGAAAGATGGGTTGTGCCCGCTGAGCCCTTGCCCAGCCTTGAGAACCTTGTCTTGATAGATTGTACCAAGCTTCAGGAGATTCCCTCTTCTTTTGCTGAGATCTCCACCTTGAGAATGATCAAGGTGCGAGGCTGCAGTCCCAATGTTGAGAAGTCTGCCCAGACAATTTTTGAAGAGCAAAAGGATATGGGAAATGGCGATCTTCAACTCATCTGCTGGTAA
- the LOC113696901 gene encoding leucine-rich repeat receptor protein kinase HPCA1-like, whose translation MGMILVEQSGMELPAAARGKLSSKGLVGELSADIGELTELTSLDLSFNQGLCGSLTPHIGDLQKLETLILQGCSFTGTLPPELGNLGQLSFLSLRGNNFTGEIPFTLGNITKLQWLDLADNQLTGSIPVSTSTSPGLDHLKNAKQLIFSKNQLSGPIPPELFSSDMVLTQVRLDGNSLVGNIPSNVNELKNLMLLELQNNMLSGPLPNLAGLNNLFRLDLSNNSFQKSEAPAWLSALPSLNILIIDNGPFYGLVPTDIFNLPRIVVVSLRSNAFSGTLHLSSNINRGLQLVRLENNGISSITVDSTFKQTFSLSGNPVCSSAQANVTTFCQAPSTEP comes from the exons ATGGGGATGATCCTTGTGGAGCAAAGTGGGATGGAGTTACCTGCAGCAGCACGAGG GAAATTGTCATCAAAAGGACTAGTTGGGGAGCTGAGTGCTGACATTGGTGAACTCACTGAATTGACATCCCT GGATCTGTCATTCAACCAAGGACTTTGCGGTTCCCTCACTCCTCATATAGGAGATCTACAAAAGTTGGAAACATT AATCTTACAAGGATGTAGCTTCACTGGCACTTTACCTCCTGAGTTGGGAAACCTTGGGCAGTTGTCCTTTCT ATCGTtgagaggaaataacttcactgGTGAGATACCATTTACTTTGGGAAATATCACCAAATTGCAATGGCTCGACCTAGCTGATAATCAGTTGACAGGATCTATCCCTGTTTCAACATCAACATCTCCAGGATTGGACCATCTTAAAAATGCTAAACAACT CATTTTTAGCAAAAACCAGCTATCTGGTCCAATCCCTCCCGAACTTTTCAGCTCTGACATGGTCCTAACACAAGT ACGTCTAGATGGAAATTCCCTCGTTGGCAACATCCCTTCAAACGTTAACGAACTGAAGAATCTCATGTTGCT ggaattacaaaacaatatgcTATCTGGTCCATTGCCAAACTTAGCTGGATTGAATAACCTTTTTCGCTT GGACTTGAGCAACAACTCTTTTCAAAAATCCGAAGCTCCAGCCTGGCTTTCAGCCTTACCTTCTCTTAATATACT GATTATTGACAACGGACCATTTTATGGATTGGTTCCCACAGACATCTTCAACTTGCCACGGATTGTTGTAGT GAGTCTGAGGAGCAATGCATTTAGTGGCACATTACATCTCAGTAGCAACATCAACCGTGGACTTCAACTCGTCCGTTTGGAGAACAATGGCATATCCTCTATAACAGTTGATTCAACATTCAAGCAGACATTTAG CTTGTCTGGAAATCCAGTTTGCAGTTCTGCTCAGGCCAATGTCACAACGTTCTGTCAAGCACCATCGACTGAGCCTTGA